Proteins encoded within one genomic window of Anopheles gambiae chromosome 3, idAnoGambNW_F1_1, whole genome shotgun sequence:
- the LOC1280999 gene encoding quinone oxidoreductase-like protein 2 yields MLTKLLPRLSGKLCETTISKYGGQCISVCYAHKAAVLREAGKPVALETVKKNEKLKNDEVRVKVHYCSLNTTDVKIIAGKHAELNVPLPFIPGHEFSGEIVEIGQDNPHHFNRGDRVVVMNDLQDPNGGLISEAVVKNRDVWTVPQSVPLKEMAVLPYGHGTALLTFALHCNLKENDLILITAGPAGMGLAAIDLAVSVYKAKVIAVCDTESSSDLVRQKGAHKVVSMTKNNYTKLYKNVQDAMGDKKAKLAYDAVGKGLLHLLADFVEPTNGQLISVDPFFNASKFPTEVPEFERPKRKDKEGKPDQDQESKAKLIQNVRHFDLYEYPDVDTYRQMIADTIEMRSEGMIAGHISKIFPLAKIQQAIEFIQQKQCTGKVLIDVQCPDEDDCPEGKEKKDKKSKEGDGEKKKSKD; encoded by the exons ATGTTAACCAAGTTACTTCCCAGACTTTCCGGCAAATTATGCGAAACAACCATCAGCAAGTACGGTGGGCAGTGCATCAGTGTGTGCTACGCCCACAAGGCAGCCGTCCTGCGCGAAGCCGGCAAACCCGTCGCACTGGAAACGGTGAAAAAGAACGAGAAGCTAAAAAACGATGAG GTGCGCGTTAAGGTACACTATTGCAGCCTCAACACTACGGACGTGAAAATCATTGCCGGAAAGCATGCGGAGCTGAACGTGCCCTTGCCGTTCATCCCCGGGCACGAATTTTCCGGCGAAATTGTCGAAATCGGCCAAGACAACCCGCACCATTTCAACCGGGGCGAtcgggtggtggtgatgaacGATCTGCAGGACCCGAATGGGGGCCTCATCTCGGAGGCGGTCGTGAAAAATCGAGACGTCTGGACCGTACCGCAGTCGGTGCCGCTCAAAGAAATGGCCGTCCTGCCGTACGGGCACGGAACGGCGCTGCTAACGTTCGCCCTGCACTGCAATTTGAAGGAAAACGATCTGATACTGATAACGGCCGGTCCGGCCGGTATGGGACTGGCGGCGATCGATCTGGCGGTCAGCGTGTACAAAGCGAAGGTGATTGCCGTGTGCGACACGGAGAGCAGCTCCGATCTGGTGCGGCAGAAGGGCGCCCACAAGGTGGTCAGCATGACGAAGAACAACTACACGAAGCTGTACAAGAACGTGCAGGACGCGATGGGCGACAAGAAGGCGAAGCTGGCGTACGATGCGGTCGGCAAAGGGTTGCTGCATCTGCTTGCTGATTT CGTTGAACCAACCAATGGGCAGCTCATCTCGGTGGATCCCTTCTTCAACGCGTCCAAATTCCCCACCGAGGTGCCCGAATTCGAGCGCCCGAAGCGAAAGGACAAGGAGGGCAAACCGGACCAGGACCAGGAATCGAAGGCAAAGCTGATCCAAAACGTGCGCCACTTCGATCTGTACGAGTATCCGGATGTCGATACGTACCGGCAGATGATAGCGGACACGATCGAGATGCGGTCGGAGGGTATGATAGCGGGGCATATTAGCAAAATCTTTCCGCTGGCCAAAATCCAGCAGGCGATCGAGTTCATACAGCAGAAACAGTGCACGGGCAAGGTGCTGATCGATGTGCAGTGCCCGGATGAGGATGACTGTCCCGAggggaaggaaaagaaggatAAGAAGAGCAAGGAGGGGGATGGGGAGAAGAAGAAATCGAAAGATTAG
- the LOC1281000 gene encoding odorant receptor 56a isoform X2: MELKEEWILPDVVYANPLLKRTLLGLRYYGILLGQSQSYKKVHCFRGMVFTLSMVLFNCTQYIDLWQVWGSVSDMTANAATTLLFSTTIFRIIFFYFHRARFNSIIKAAHDGIERILKDGWTDEQSIVGSNVRYLKRLAVVFWSCALVTANMMCVYSLVQYLTYEEGPPDGTGTSAANITRKGQPIPPTPILRSWYPTADGKDKHFLEIYLIQLYIMYVGQLIVPSWHMFMVTLMIYGRTECSVLNHRLCFLERYHTAGKDDPTAPVNNAERRSLMIDCIKRQASLVSFTRELEQLTRAAVFLDFVVFSVLLCALLFEASMTPSGVQVFIDVCYITTMTTILFLYYWHANEIHACADRLSMSAYKSDWYRYDRGTNRMLQIFILYSNRPLKMHAFFISMSLDTFLAVYFL; this comes from the exons ATGGAGCTGAAGGAAGAATGGATCCTTCCGGACGTGGTGTACGCAAATCCGCTGCTAAAGCGTACCCTGCTCGGCCTAAGGTACTACGGCATACTGCTCGGTCAGTCACAAAGCTACAAGAAAGTGCACTGCTTCCGGGGCATGGTGTTTACGCTGTCGATGGTGCTGTTTAACTGCACGCAGTACATCGATCTGTGGCAGGTATGGGGCTCCGTTTCGGACATGACGGCGAACGCGGCCACCACGCTACTGTTCAGCACGACCATCTTTCGCATCATCTTCTTCTACTTTCATCGGGCGC GATTTAACAGCATCATTAAAGCCGCTCACGACGGTATCGAGCGGATCTTGAAGGACGGTTGGACCGATGAGCAGAGCATTGTGGGCAGCAATGTGCGCTATCTGAAGCGGCTTGCCGTTGTCTTCTGGAGCTGCGCCCTAGTGACGGCCAACATGATGTGCGTGTATTCTTTGGTGCAATATTTAACGTACGAAGAAGGACCGCCCGATGGCACTGGGACGAGTGCTGCGAACATCACGCGCAAAGGGCAACCGATTCCACCGACGCCAATTCTACGCTCCTGGTATCCAACGGCCGATGGGAAGGATAAGCACTTTCTCGAGATTTACCTCATCCAGCTGTACATCATGTATGTCGGCCAGCTGATCGTCCCGTCCTGGCACATGTTTATGGTCACGCTGATGATCTACGGCCGCACCGAGTGTAGTGTGCTGAACCATCGGCTCTGCTTTCTGGAACGCTACCACACGGCTGGAAAGGACGATCCTACCGCCCCGGTAAACAACGCTGAACGCCGATCGCTTATGATCGATTGCATCAAACGGCAGGCAAGCTTGGTATCGTTCACCAGGGAGCTGGAGCAGCTAACGCGTGCCGCCGTGTTCCTTGACTTTGTCGTGTTTTCCGTCCTGCTCTGTGCGCTACTGTTCGAAGCATCGATGACGCCGTCCGGGGTGCAGGTGTTTATCGACGTCTGCTACATTACCACGATGACGACGATTCTGTTCCTTTACTATTGGCACGCGAACGAGATACATGCGTGC GCCGACCGGCTTTCAATGTCGGCGTACAAAAGTGACTGGTATCGGTACGATCGGGGCACGAACCGGATGCTACAGATCTTTATCCTGTACAGCAATCGGCCGCTTAAAATGCACGCATTCTTTATCTCGATGTCGCTGGACACGTTTTTAGCG gTTTATTTCCTTTAA
- the LOC1280996 gene encoding uncharacterized protein LOC1280996, which produces MTADWRISPPARALTAVNAARAPPPHALCLFTFAQALCTKKGNGTKMAQGKLKVKSKQPPNAKKAANKKKGTAFNKRKNAPIQSKKHKFEEAHKLKQVITKTVNKKNEDDIRKVAYEGQTKLSQAQLAVQEHHRKQAENDASEAGSSKG; this is translated from the exons ATGACGGCGGATTGGCGTATTTCACCTCCTGCACGCgcactgacagctgtcaacgCGGCACGAGCGCCGCCACCGCAtgctttgtgtttgtttacgtttgctcAAGCGCTGTGTACCAAAAAGGGGAACGGAACAAAAATGGCTCAGGGAAAATTGAAGGTAAAATCGAAACAACCGCCAAATGCGAAGAAAGCCgccaacaagaaaaaaggaacggCATTCAATAAGCGAAAGA ATGCACCGATCCAGTCGAAGAAGCACAAGTTTGAGGAGGCGCACAAGCTGAAGCAGGTCATTACGAAGACGGTTAACAAGAAGAACGAGGACGACATACGGAAGGTGGCGTACGAGGGGCAAACCAAGCTCAGCCAGGCACAGCTCGCGGTCCAGGAGCATCATCGGAAGCAGGCGGAGAATGATGCAAGCGAGGCGGGCTCTTCGAAGGGATAG
- the LOC1280997 gene encoding large ribosomal subunit protein bL35m, producing the protein MIRNIALLAVRQMVQTRTLASRMQPVGSSLALNTSRTFSTFLRSTQASSLRGTITGTPSSSAGLIKPVAAVRLLDAVASAPLLQTQPSRTVIKFSLRKGKRKTVKAVIKRFKRLDWGGWIRTLSGRHKKMWRKKANRKRRLRQHVLVNATQSTLLDKMVTKYWKRPRYYIDDPYTPYHTREEFVYTRRKPLK; encoded by the exons ATGATTAGGAATATTGCTTTACTGG CTGTACGCCAAATGGTGCAAACCAGAACCCTCGCTAGTCGGATGCAGCCGGTGGGTTCATCGCTTGCACTAAACACAAGCCGCACGTTTTCCACCTTTTTACGATCCACCCAAGCTTCATCCCTTCGTGGCACGATCACCGGCACTCCTTCCAGCTCGGCCGGACTCATCAAACCCGTCGCCGCCGTCCGGCTGCTCGATGCCGTAGCATCCGCGCCACTGCTGCAAACGCAACCCAGCCGTACCGTGATCAAGTTTTCCCTGCGCAAAGGCAAAAGGAAGACGGTAAAGGCGGTCATCAAGCGCTTCAAGCGGCTGGATTGGGGCGGATGGATACGAACGCTTTCCGGCCGGCATAAGAAAATGTGGCGCAAGAAAGCGAACCGCAAGCGACGGCTGCGGCAGCACGTGCTGGTGAATGCGACACAATCGACGCTGCTGGACAAGATGGTGACCAAGTACTGGAAGCGCCCCCGGTACTACATCGACGATCCGTACACACCGTACCACACGCGGGAGGAGTTTGTGTACACCCGAAGGAAGCCGCTGAAGTGA
- the LOC1281000 gene encoding odorant receptor 56a isoform X1 has protein sequence MELKEEWILPDVVYANPLLKRTLLGLRYYGILLGQSQSYKKVHCFRGMVFTLSMVLFNCTQYIDLWQVWGSVSDMTANAATTLLFSTTIFRIIFFYFHRARFNSIIKAAHDGIERILKDGWTDEQSIVGSNVRYLKRLAVVFWSCALVTANMMCVYSLVQYLTYEEGPPDGTGTSAANITRKGQPIPPTPILRSWYPTADGKDKHFLEIYLIQLYIMYVGQLIVPSWHMFMVTLMIYGRTECSVLNHRLCFLERYHTAGKDDPTAPVNNAERRSLMIDCIKRQASLVSFTRELEQLTRAAVFLDFVVFSVLLCALLFEASMTPSGVQVFIDVCYITTMTTILFLYYWHANEIHACADRLSMSAYKSDWYRYDRGTNRMLQIFILYSNRPLKMHAFFISMSLDTFLAILRASYSYFTILKQLTD, from the exons ATGGAGCTGAAGGAAGAATGGATCCTTCCGGACGTGGTGTACGCAAATCCGCTGCTAAAGCGTACCCTGCTCGGCCTAAGGTACTACGGCATACTGCTCGGTCAGTCACAAAGCTACAAGAAAGTGCACTGCTTCCGGGGCATGGTGTTTACGCTGTCGATGGTGCTGTTTAACTGCACGCAGTACATCGATCTGTGGCAGGTATGGGGCTCCGTTTCGGACATGACGGCGAACGCGGCCACCACGCTACTGTTCAGCACGACCATCTTTCGCATCATCTTCTTCTACTTTCATCGGGCGC GATTTAACAGCATCATTAAAGCCGCTCACGACGGTATCGAGCGGATCTTGAAGGACGGTTGGACCGATGAGCAGAGCATTGTGGGCAGCAATGTGCGCTATCTGAAGCGGCTTGCCGTTGTCTTCTGGAGCTGCGCCCTAGTGACGGCCAACATGATGTGCGTGTATTCTTTGGTGCAATATTTAACGTACGAAGAAGGACCGCCCGATGGCACTGGGACGAGTGCTGCGAACATCACGCGCAAAGGGCAACCGATTCCACCGACGCCAATTCTACGCTCCTGGTATCCAACGGCCGATGGGAAGGATAAGCACTTTCTCGAGATTTACCTCATCCAGCTGTACATCATGTATGTCGGCCAGCTGATCGTCCCGTCCTGGCACATGTTTATGGTCACGCTGATGATCTACGGCCGCACCGAGTGTAGTGTGCTGAACCATCGGCTCTGCTTTCTGGAACGCTACCACACGGCTGGAAAGGACGATCCTACCGCCCCGGTAAACAACGCTGAACGCCGATCGCTTATGATCGATTGCATCAAACGGCAGGCAAGCTTGGTATCGTTCACCAGGGAGCTGGAGCAGCTAACGCGTGCCGCCGTGTTCCTTGACTTTGTCGTGTTTTCCGTCCTGCTCTGTGCGCTACTGTTCGAAGCATCGATGACGCCGTCCGGGGTGCAGGTGTTTATCGACGTCTGCTACATTACCACGATGACGACGATTCTGTTCCTTTACTATTGGCACGCGAACGAGATACATGCGTGC GCCGACCGGCTTTCAATGTCGGCGTACAAAAGTGACTGGTATCGGTACGATCGGGGCACGAACCGGATGCTACAGATCTTTATCCTGTACAGCAATCGGCCGCTTAAAATGCACGCATTCTTTATCTCGATGTCGCTGGACACGTTTTTAGCG ATTCTGCGCGCGTCGTACAGTTATTTCacaattttgaaacaattaaCCGACTAA
- the LOC1280998 gene encoding fumarylacetoacetate hydrolase domain-containing protein 2, with amino-acid sequence MTTIASIAVRSSRLSSAIVGAFGGKSTSWIHPQAVSSRRFISNSTVKAMRFVQFRTAATGEKQRLGVLSEDGTQVSDISDRYEGDLITLIRSGASLDEVKASAAKAAPLKVDSVELLAPVTNPQKILCVGLNYSGHCEEQNKPIPKEPMFFSKYATTIVGPHDDVIAHKISDQIDWEVELAVIIGKKAKSVAKANAMDYVFGYTVAQDISARDWQKQRNGGQFLIGKSMDTFCPLGPAAVHKSLVKDPHQLAIKCSVNGVEKQNGSTSELIFRIDDIIARVTESITLLPGDVILTGTPAGVGMHRKPAEFLKPGDVIDSEIEGLGKIKNKVVADS; translated from the exons ATGACGACGATCGCCAGCATTGCCGTACGCAGTTCACGGCTGTCAAGTGCCATCGTCGGTGCGTTTGGAGGCAAGTCTACCAGCTGGATACATCCACAGGCTGTTTCTTCTAGAAG ATTCATTTCCAACTCCACCGTCAAAGCGATGCGTTTCGTTCAGTTCCGTACGGCTGCCACCGGTGAGAAGCAGCGGCTCGGTGTCTTATCGGAGGATGGCACCCAGGTGTCCGACATCTCCGACCGATATGAAGGTGACCTGATAACGCTCATCCGCTCGGGCGCTTCGCTTGACGAGGTGAAAGCGTCGGCCGCGAAAGCTGCCCCGCTCAAGGTGGATAGCGTCGAGCTGCTCGCACCGGTTACCAATCCGCAGAAGATTCTGTGCGTCGGGCTGAACTACAGCGGGCACTGCGAGGAGCAGAACAAACCGATCCCGAAGGAGCCGATGTTTTTCAGCAAGTATGCGACAACAATCGTCGGACCGCATGATGACGTGATCGCGCACAAGATATCCGAT CAAATCGATTGGGAAGTGGAGCTGGCGGTCATCATCGGCAAGAAGGCGAAAAGTGTGGCCAAAGCGAACGCAATGGACTACGTGTTCGGGTACACCGTGGCGCAGGACATTTCCGCACGCGATTGGCAGAAGCAGCGCAACGGTGGCCAGTTTCTGATCGGCAAATCGATGGATACGTTCTGTCCGCTGGGTCCGGCTGCCGTGCACAAGTCGCTGGTGAAGGATCCACACCAGCTGGCGATCAAGTGCAGCGTGAACGGGGTCGAGAAGCAGAACGGTAGCACGAGTGAGCTGATCTTCCGCATTGACGACATCATTGCACGGGTTACTGA ATCCATTACACTGCTGCCTGGGGATGTCATTCTGACGGGAACGCCGGCCGGTGTCGGTATGCATCGCAAGCCGGCCGAGTTTTTGAAGCCAGGTGACGTTATCGACAGTGAGATTGAGGGTCTCGGCAAAATCAAGAACAAGGTCGTTGCCGATTCCTAA
- the LOC1280995 gene encoding U1 small nuclear ribonucleoprotein A, with the protein MDIRPNHTIYINNLNEKINKVELKKSLYAIFSQFGQILDIVAYKTLKMRGQAFIIFKEISSATNAMRTMQGFPFYDKPMRIKYSKTDSDMIAKLKGTFQERPKRVKQPKPIQTEDKKAKKLKNAGEVGATNNSATAEQPPNQILFLTNLPEETNEMMLSMLFNQFPGFKEVRLVPNRHDIAFVEFATELQSGAAREALQGFKITPTHAMKISFAKK; encoded by the coding sequence ATGGACATCCGACCGAATCACACCATCTACATCAACAACCTGAACGAGAAGATCAACAAGGTGGAGTTGAAAAAGTCACTCTACGCCATCTTCTCCCAGTTCGGCCAGATACTCGACATTGTCGCGTACAAGACGCTCAAAATGCGGGGCCAAGCGTTTATCATCTTCAAGGAGATCTCGAGCGCCACCAATGCGATGCGCACGATGCAAGGGTTCCCCTTCTACGACAAGCCGATGCGCATCAAATACTCCAAAACCGACAGCGACATGATAGCGAAGCTGAAGGGCACGTTCCAGGAGCGGCCGAAGCGCGTCAAGCAACCGAAACCCATCCAGACGGAGGATAAGAAGGCGAAGAAGCTGAAGAATGCGGGCGAGGTGGGTGCGACAAACAATTCGGCGACGGCCGAGCAGCCGCCCAACCAGATCCTCTTCCTGACCAACCTGCCGGAGGAAACGAACGAGATGATGCTGTCGATGTTGTTCAACCAGTTCCCGGGCTTCAAGGAGGTGCGGCTGGTGCCGAACCGGCACGACATTGCGTTCGTGGAGTTTGCGACGGAACTGCAGAGCGGGGCGGCCCGGGAAGCGCTGCAAGGGTTCAAGATTACGCCGACGCACGCGATGAAGATTTCGTTTGCGAAGAAGTAA